Within the Thermosipho africanus Ob7 genome, the region CTTACTATTTACATTATTATATTGTTTTTCATGAAATATAACTGTACTTATCAATATAAATAGTGTGAAAATAATGATAAATTCTTTAAAATACTTTATTTTGCTATTCAAAATCTCACCATAAAACAAAGCTTGCATACCCTACGGTAAAAGTATAATCCTTTGAATATTCGGCACTGGTAGTGTGATATACAAGCTTTACATTATCAAAATACATCGTTAAAACTGACATTGGCCCTATTCCACAAGCACTAATTGATTTTCTTAGCGAATAAATTCCTTCTATATTCCTTTCCAATATCTTTTCAATCAATTTTTCATCTTTTCTAAGAGTAATTTCATGAGATTCGTAATGATTAAAATCAGATGAAGCAACTAAAAGAGTATTTTTTAAATCTATCTTTTTTAATAATTCAACTATCTTTATTGTGTTTTCATAAGATTGATAATTATAAATAATCGGTACAAATTTAAAGCTGCCAAAATAATATTTTAAAATCGGCAGCAAAACTTCAATTGAATGTTCTAATATATGAGCTTTATAGTTCTCTTCAAAAATTTCATTTTTTAACAAATAATTATTTAATTCTTCGTCAATCCCAACATATCCAAAGGGAGTATTCCATTTTCCTCTTGGCCACAATGAACAAATATTTCCGGCAATTCCAGTATGATTTGTTCCAAATATAATTATTCTTTCAGGTTTTCCAAAATCCAAAGCTTTACATATTGCATACAAAGCCGTTTTGCCACTATAAACGTATCCTGCATGAGGCAAAATTAAACCAAAATTAGAATTTGTATTTTTAATTTCTTTTACTTTGCAAAATTGGTTAAAAAATTTTATCAATAATTCTGAATTTTTAGGATAAAATTTATCAGCATAGTACATCTCTCTTTCCATTATTTCACAACCTTGGCTGAAATAAATATTACTATATTACGTTTAACTTTATCAGATTTTTCAGAAACAAAGAATTTTCCAATAATTGGTAAATCACCTAATATTGGAATCTTTGAAACTGTTTTGCTATTTTCCTCTCTAGAAAGTCCTCCAATTACTAAAGTCTGATTTTCTTTCAACAATATCTTTGATGAAAATTCTCTTGTTCTTTCAACTGGTAATGAGAGCGAGTATTGGCTCTTTAAATCCCAATCAAAACTACTGACTTTAATATTAAGTTCCAAATCAATAGTATTATCAGCATTAATATACGGAGTAATTTCAAGTGTTACTCCAGATTCAATGTATTTAATTTCTTGAGTATTTTCTGCTGTTGATAAAACTATAGGGATCTTATCACCTATTAAAATACTTGCTGTTTCTCCGCTCTTTGCTACTACGTTTGGACTTGCTAAAACATTTGTGTTTTTATTAGTTACATTATTTCCATTGCCTATCTCAATATTTAAATTACTATTACCATCACTTCCAATAGACAATAACTTATTTATAATTCCTTCAATGCTCAAATTACTCAATGATAATTTAACGTTAAAATCATCATTTGATAAAGTACCCAAATCTGACGTTATTTTCCCCAAATTATACTCAAAATTATCTGATAACTCTTCATCTACTACTTTAACTTCTATCAATGCAAGCTTTGCATTTAAATTTTGTTTAATGTAACTTCTGACCTCTTCAGCAACTTTTGCATCAATTCCTGTTGCAATAACAACTCCTGCCGAAGTATCAACAAACGATTGACCACCATAAAACTCTATTAATTCTTTTACTTTATCAACATTTTGAGAAACTGAAAATACAAATGTTGTAGTTGTCTTTGTTGAACTACCTGTTATCATATCAAAGATGTAAATACCGTTTTCTTTTTTTATTGCTACATTATAATTACTTAAAATTGTTTCAAAATCATCAAAAGTAATATCTTGAACGTAAATATTAGCAATTGAATTAATTTCTCTTGAAATAACAGCAGAGTATTTATAACCTTTTACAACCTGTTCAATTATATTTTTAAGTGGAACATTTTCTGCGTTTATTGTAATTAAACCATCTTCACTTATATTCACATTTTTCCCACTAACATTTGTAACATTTTCTTGCCCTTTTGGTTTTATAAATACCATACTTCCTTCTTTTGTTATATCGACTTTCGAACTTATAATATTTTCAAATTCGTCCAGACTCGAATCTTTTAAAACAATATTCAAATTATCGGTTACAGAATCAATCAAAACCGAATAACCA harbors:
- the amrB gene encoding AmmeMemoRadiSam system protein B, yielding MEREMYYADKFYPKNSELLIKFFNQFCKVKEIKNTNSNFGLILPHAGYVYSGKTALYAICKALDFGKPERIIIFGTNHTGIAGNICSLWPRGKWNTPFGYVGIDEELNNYLLKNEIFEENYKAHILEHSIEVLLPILKYYFGSFKFVPIIYNYQSYENTIKIVELLKKIDLKNTLLVASSDFNHYESHEITLRKDEKLIEKILERNIEGIYSLRKSISACGIGPMSVLTMYFDNVKLVYHTTSAEYSKDYTFTVGYASFVLW